Proteins co-encoded in one Flavobacterium fluviale genomic window:
- a CDS encoding NUDIX hydrolase has translation MLKDIIDNNENYQPGLSIDCVIFGFHDNQLKVLLIKVERAAKWSLPGGFIPVDQDIDTAANTVLNGRTGVEGVFLRQFATFGKVKRNEQHFDKKILEYLQIEEEKGKWLTRRFVTIGYYALVDFSKILPNPMNRYEVVEWIDHKEVPELILDHREILDKALDTLRVELNLMPIGYNLLPEKFTIPELQKLYETILDKKLDRRNFLRKITNIGILTKLDEKKSNVAHKAPNLYSFDKEKYDEVLKNGLNQGW, from the coding sequence ATGCTAAAAGACATTATAGATAATAATGAGAATTACCAGCCTGGACTTTCTATCGATTGTGTAATTTTTGGTTTTCACGACAATCAGCTTAAAGTTTTATTGATAAAAGTAGAACGTGCAGCTAAATGGTCTCTTCCCGGCGGATTTATTCCGGTAGATCAGGATATTGATACTGCAGCAAATACGGTACTAAATGGTCGAACTGGTGTAGAAGGTGTTTTCTTGAGACAATTTGCGACTTTTGGAAAAGTAAAAAGAAATGAACAGCATTTCGATAAAAAGATTTTAGAGTACCTGCAAATAGAAGAAGAAAAAGGAAAATGGCTTACGCGCCGTTTTGTTACAATTGGATATTATGCTTTGGTTGATTTTTCTAAAATTCTTCCAAATCCGATGAACAGATATGAAGTTGTAGAATGGATTGACCATAAAGAAGTTCCAGAACTTATTTTAGATCACCGTGAGATTCTCGATAAAGCGCTGGATACTTTAAGAGTGGAATTGAATTTAATGCCAATTGGTTATAATTTACTGCCAGAAAAATTTACGATTCCAGAACTGCAAAAACTGTATGAAACTATTTTGGACAAAAAGCTGGACCGCAGGAATTTTTTACGCAAAATTACTAATATCGGAATTCTAACGAAACTTGACGAAAAGAAAAGCAATGTCGCGCACAAAGCACCAAACTTGTATTCTTTTGATAAAGAAAAATACGATGAGGTTTTAAAAAATGGACTGAATCAAGGATGGTAA
- a CDS encoding MmcQ/YjbR family DNA-binding protein — protein sequence MISIETFRKLALSFPDASEEPHFEKTSFRVKKKIFATFDEKNNRAVLKLNEIDQSVFCASSEMIFYPVLNKWGKQGWTIVELSKVRPEMFEDALIRSYQNVLGKK from the coding sequence ATGATCTCAATTGAAACATTTAGAAAATTAGCTCTATCATTTCCAGATGCATCTGAAGAACCTCATTTTGAGAAAACCTCTTTTCGTGTCAAGAAGAAAATATTCGCCACTTTTGATGAAAAGAATAATCGTGCGGTTTTAAAATTAAACGAAATCGATCAATCGGTTTTTTGTGCTTCCAGCGAAATGATTTTTTATCCCGTTCTAAATAAATGGGGAAAACAAGGCTGGACCATTGTGGAACTTTCAAAAGTACGACCAGAAATGTTCGAAGATGCGTTAATACGTTCGTACCAAAATGTTCTAGGTAAAAAGTAA
- a CDS encoding alpha-ketoglutarate-dependent dioxygenase AlkB family protein codes for MDLFNPQIDETTNLLPKDGTVNYYGKLFSREEADFYRDILLNTIEWKNDEAIIFGKLILTKRKVAWYGDREFEYTYSNTTKKALPWTPELLRLKKIIEEKTGETFNSCLLNLYHSGEEGMAWHSDAEKDLKKNGAIGSVSFGAERKFAFKHKESKETVSMILEHGSLLVMKDETQSHWLHRLPPTKTTQKPRVNLTFRTIVK; via the coding sequence ATGGACTTATTTAATCCCCAAATAGACGAAACTACAAATTTGCTTCCTAAAGATGGAACTGTAAATTATTACGGAAAATTGTTTTCAAGAGAAGAAGCTGATTTCTATCGCGATATTCTGCTCAATACAATTGAATGGAAAAATGACGAAGCCATTATCTTTGGAAAACTAATTTTAACGAAACGAAAAGTAGCGTGGTATGGCGATCGGGAATTTGAATATACGTATTCGAATACGACCAAAAAAGCGCTGCCTTGGACTCCTGAGCTTTTAAGGTTAAAGAAAATCATTGAAGAAAAAACAGGGGAAACTTTTAATTCCTGTCTGCTTAATTTATATCATTCTGGCGAAGAAGGAATGGCGTGGCACAGCGATGCTGAAAAAGATTTAAAGAAAAATGGCGCAATCGGATCTGTAAGTTTTGGTGCCGAACGGAAATTTGCCTTCAAACATAAAGAATCTAAAGAAACCGTTTCAATGATTTTAGAGCATGGAAGTTTATTGGTTATGAAAGATGAAACCCAAAGCCATTGGCTGCATCGATTACCGCCAACTAAAACCACTCAAAAACCAAGGGTAAATTTGACTTTTAGAACAATTGTCAAATAG
- a CDS encoding Ada metal-binding domain-containing protein translates to MLQHNKISDSDLRNKIKNAEICFGGNQKLKIYGTLQCASGKRMKRENRVFFLSENEAKENGFRPCGHCMKPKYLKWKNGLI, encoded by the coding sequence ATGCTTCAACACAATAAAATTTCAGATTCAGATCTTCGAAATAAAATTAAAAATGCGGAAATTTGCTTTGGCGGCAACCAGAAACTAAAAATCTACGGAACGCTGCAATGTGCTTCGGGAAAAAGAATGAAACGCGAAAATCGTGTTTTCTTTTTGTCTGAAAATGAAGCCAAAGAAAATGGTTTCAGGCCTTGCGGTCATTGCATGAAACCCAAATATTTAAAATGGAAAAATGGACTTATTTAA
- a CDS encoding 2OG-Fe(II) oxygenase — translation MQTIQSRIASQNWESITETMHQNGFSIIPNLLTNEECEDLKFDYDNPNSYRKTVVMERYRFGLGEYKYFNYPLPDLIQNIRTSIYPKLAHIANAWMKALNINTIFPEKHEELLKQCHDNNQLKATVLILKYGKCGFNTLHQDLYGDVYFPIQIVLFLSEPDEDFTGGEFVLTQQTPRAQSKAIVLKPKKRDILVFTTNFRPVIGTKGYHRVNMKHGVSEVHSGERFTLGIIFHDALN, via the coding sequence ATGCAAACTATACAATCTAGAATTGCTTCTCAAAACTGGGAAAGCATCACCGAAACTATGCACCAAAATGGTTTCTCTATTATTCCAAATCTTCTCACAAACGAAGAATGTGAAGATTTAAAATTCGACTATGACAATCCAAATTCATATCGAAAAACTGTGGTAATGGAGCGTTATCGATTTGGTTTAGGTGAATATAAATATTTCAATTATCCTCTGCCCGATTTGATTCAGAATATTCGAACTTCTATTTATCCGAAATTGGCACACATTGCAAATGCTTGGATGAAAGCTCTTAATATCAACACTATTTTTCCTGAAAAACATGAAGAATTGTTAAAACAATGTCACGATAATAATCAATTGAAAGCGACGGTTTTGATTTTAAAATATGGGAAATGTGGTTTTAATACTTTGCATCAGGATTTGTATGGTGATGTTTATTTTCCTATTCAAATTGTACTTTTTCTTTCAGAACCTGACGAAGATTTTACTGGTGGAGAATTTGTATTAACGCAGCAAACGCCAAGAGCACAATCGAAAGCAATTGTTTTAAAACCAAAAAAAAGGGATATTCTAGTTTTTACTACTAACTTCAGACCTGTAATAGGAACAAAAGGATATCACCGTGTCAACATGAAACATGGTGTCAGTGAAGTTCATTCTGGTGAACGTTTTACCCTTGGGATTATTTTTCATGATGCGTTAAATTAA
- a CDS encoding bifunctional helix-turn-helix domain-containing protein/methylated-DNA--[protein]-cysteine S-methyltransferase gives MNTQETINYNRIAEAIDYIKANFKEQPNLDEVAEKVHLSPFHFQRLFSEWAGTSPKKFLQYTSIEHAKKLLKENRATVSETAYETGLSGTSRLHDLFVNIEGMTPAEYKNGGKNLEINYSFAESPFGNIIVASTQKGVCFMAFAEDETIGFVDLKNKFPNASFTRKLDLAQQNALFIFQNDWRKLSEIKLHLKGTDFQLKVWETLLKIPMGQLSTYGSIAQQIEKPNASRAVGTAIGSNPVAFLIPCHRVIQSSGIFGGYMWGNTRKTAIIGWEGAQVNQ, from the coding sequence ATGAACACACAGGAAACCATCAATTATAATCGTATCGCCGAAGCTATAGATTATATCAAAGCTAATTTTAAAGAGCAGCCCAATCTCGATGAGGTTGCGGAGAAAGTGCATTTGAGTCCGTTTCACTTTCAAAGACTTTTTAGCGAATGGGCAGGAACAAGTCCGAAGAAGTTTTTGCAGTACACAAGTATTGAACATGCTAAAAAACTACTCAAAGAAAATCGGGCAACGGTTTCAGAAACAGCTTATGAAACTGGTTTGTCCGGCACAAGCCGACTTCACGATTTGTTTGTAAATATCGAAGGAATGACACCTGCTGAATATAAAAACGGCGGCAAAAATCTCGAAATTAATTACAGTTTTGCCGAAAGTCCGTTTGGGAATATTATTGTTGCGTCAACTCAAAAAGGTGTTTGTTTTATGGCTTTCGCCGAAGATGAAACAATCGGATTTGTGGATTTAAAAAACAAATTCCCAAATGCGTCTTTCACAAGAAAATTAGATTTAGCACAACAAAATGCGCTATTTATTTTTCAAAACGACTGGAGAAAATTATCTGAAATCAAACTGCATTTAAAAGGAACCGATTTTCAATTGAAAGTATGGGAAACTTTATTAAAGATTCCAATGGGACAGCTTTCTACTTATGGTTCGATTGCACAGCAAATTGAAAAACCAAATGCATCACGAGCAGTCGGAACTGCAATTGGCAGTAATCCTGTTGCGTTTTTAATTCCGTGTCACCGCGTAATTCAATCTTCTGGAATCTTTGGCGGTTATATGTGGGGAAATACCCGAAAAACGGCCATAATTGGCTGGGAAGGTGCGCAGGTAAATCAATAA
- a CDS encoding DMT family transporter yields MKNFLFLFIAIVFEIIATSALKKSEEFTKLIPSIITVIGYCGAFYFLSFAIRTIPVGFAYAIWSGVGIVLITIIGAIFFKEIPDLPAIIGLSLIVIGVVVINVFSKTTAH; encoded by the coding sequence ATGAAGAATTTTTTATTCCTATTTATTGCCATTGTTTTCGAAATCATTGCTACCTCAGCATTAAAAAAGTCTGAAGAATTCACCAAATTAATTCCAAGCATAATTACTGTTATCGGGTATTGCGGCGCATTTTATTTTTTAAGTTTTGCAATTAGAACGATTCCTGTTGGTTTCGCTTATGCCATTTGGTCTGGAGTCGGAATTGTACTAATTACCATCATTGGTGCAATTTTCTTCAAAGAAATCCCAGATTTACCCGCAATAATTGGGTTGAGTTTAATTGTAATTGGTGTTGTTGTAATTAATGTTTTTTCGAAAACTACAGCGCATTAA
- a CDS encoding WG repeat-containing protein, translating to MKKIVLLYTFLVSCTLFAQTSDTWTAFWNKDTTKIGFQDKNGVIKIEPKFTGFTIARKFENIIAVTEEENNKWKSYYLTKEGKIIGRDSLYTFDNSTDCESEGFIRFRDPKTDKMGLFNSKGTIVIPADYSALSNVKNGMLTALIDAKKEREQGDEHFFWSGGKELLIDITNKVLIDNFVYIRDLNFYSLEKSKEPSKDPIRENFKGVDGQYYSFINFEKEFKFWLENTLLKDLSKANLEKHSFDKITYWKEPDGWINSAKAKFINQNYTYLKLKLQELQNLKTDYFISSDGLNQFIFESSEYEIYFNNCNEAKDWLYPTMDIVINPKNKTDLGQDHFEFLRTENGYKLISVSTRQHNLK from the coding sequence ATGAAAAAGATTGTCCTTCTTTATACTTTTCTTGTTAGCTGTACTTTATTTGCACAAACCAGCGATACATGGACTGCTTTTTGGAACAAAGACACTACAAAAATTGGTTTTCAAGATAAAAATGGTGTAATTAAAATTGAGCCTAAATTTACGGGTTTTACGATTGCACGTAAATTTGAAAATATTATTGCTGTTACAGAAGAGGAAAATAACAAGTGGAAAAGCTATTACTTAACTAAGGAAGGAAAAATAATTGGGCGTGACAGTTTGTATACTTTTGATAATAGTACAGATTGCGAAAGTGAGGGTTTTATAAGATTTCGAGATCCGAAAACTGATAAAATGGGGCTCTTCAACAGCAAAGGAACAATAGTCATTCCAGCCGATTATAGTGCTTTATCGAATGTTAAAAACGGAATGCTTACCGCTCTTATAGATGCGAAAAAAGAAAGAGAACAAGGCGATGAACATTTTTTCTGGTCTGGCGGAAAAGAACTCTTAATAGACATTACTAACAAAGTTTTAATTGACAATTTCGTTTACATCCGTGATTTAAATTTTTATTCTTTAGAAAAATCAAAAGAACCTAGTAAAGATCCAATAAGAGAAAATTTCAAAGGAGTTGACGGACAATATTACTCTTTCATAAATTTTGAAAAGGAATTTAAATTTTGGTTAGAGAACACTTTACTTAAAGATTTATCCAAAGCCAATTTAGAAAAACATTCTTTTGATAAAATTACTTACTGGAAAGAACCAGACGGCTGGATAAATTCGGCGAAAGCTAAATTCATCAATCAAAATTATACCTATTTAAAATTAAAACTTCAGGAATTACAAAATCTAAAAACCGATTATTTTATTAGTTCTGACGGACTAAATCAATTTATTTTTGAATCAAGTGAGTACGAAATCTATTTCAATAATTGCAATGAAGCAAAAGATTGGTTGTATCCCACTATGGATATTGTCATCAATCCAAAAAACAAAACAGATCTAGGACAAGATCATTTTGAGTTTTTAAGAACAGAAAATGGTTATAAATTAATAAGTGTCTCAACAAGACAACATAATCTTAAATAA
- the ahcY gene encoding adenosylhomocysteinase, whose protein sequence is MSTTTTPYVAFKVKDISLAAWGRKEIELAEAEMPGLMALRAEYKDEQPLKGARIAGCLHMTIQTAVLIETLIALGAEVTWSSCNIFSTQDQAAAAIAAAGIQVYAWKGLDEESFDWCIEQTLFFGEDRKPLNMILDDGGDLTNMVIDRYPELVPGIKGLSEETTTGVHRLYERVKAGTLPMPAININDSVTKSKFDNKYGCKESAVDAVRRATDLMLAGKRVIVCGYGDVGKGTAASFRGAGSIVTVTEIDPICALQAAMDGYEVKKLNTVIANADIIITTTGNKDIVLGEHFEQMKDKTVVCNIGHFDNEIDMAWLNKNHGASKIEIKPQVDKYNINGKDIIILAEGRLVNLGCATGHPSFVMSNSFTNQTLAQIELWNNSAAYKNEVYMLPKHLDEKVAALHLAKLGVELETLRDDQAAYIGVPVEGPFKPEYYRY, encoded by the coding sequence ATGAGTACTACAACTACGCCTTATGTGGCTTTCAAAGTAAAAGACATTTCTCTAGCGGCTTGGGGAAGAAAAGAAATTGAATTAGCTGAAGCTGAAATGCCAGGTTTAATGGCGCTTCGTGCTGAATATAAAGACGAACAGCCTCTTAAAGGTGCTCGTATCGCTGGATGTTTACACATGACGATTCAAACTGCTGTTTTAATCGAAACTTTAATCGCTCTTGGTGCTGAGGTTACTTGGTCTTCTTGTAACATTTTCTCTACTCAAGATCAGGCTGCTGCTGCTATTGCTGCTGCTGGAATTCAAGTTTATGCTTGGAAAGGTCTTGACGAAGAATCATTTGACTGGTGTATTGAGCAGACTTTATTCTTTGGTGAGGACAGAAAACCATTGAACATGATTTTGGATGATGGTGGAGATTTAACTAACATGGTTATTGATCGTTACCCAGAATTGGTTCCTGGAATTAAAGGTCTTTCTGAAGAAACTACAACTGGTGTTCACAGACTTTACGAAAGAGTAAAAGCTGGAACTTTACCAATGCCTGCTATCAACATTAACGACTCTGTTACTAAATCTAAATTTGATAACAAATACGGTTGTAAAGAATCTGCAGTTGATGCTGTTCGTCGTGCAACTGACTTAATGTTGGCTGGAAAAAGAGTAATCGTTTGTGGATACGGTGATGTTGGAAAAGGAACTGCTGCTTCTTTTAGAGGTGCTGGATCTATTGTAACAGTTACTGAAATCGATCCAATTTGTGCTTTACAAGCTGCAATGGACGGTTATGAAGTTAAAAAATTAAATACTGTAATTGCTAATGCTGATATCATCATTACAACTACAGGAAATAAAGATATTGTTCTTGGAGAGCACTTCGAACAAATGAAAGATAAAACGGTTGTTTGTAACATCGGTCACTTCGATAACGAAATCGACATGGCTTGGTTAAACAAAAACCACGGTGCGTCTAAAATCGAAATCAAACCTCAGGTTGACAAATACAACATCAACGGAAAAGATATCATCATCTTGGCTGAAGGTCGTTTAGTAAACCTTGGTTGTGCTACTGGTCACCCAAGTTTTGTAATGAGTAACTCATTTACAAACCAGACTTTGGCTCAAATCGAATTATGGAATAACAGCGCAGCTTACAAAAACGAAGTTTATATGTTACCAAAACATTTAGATGAAAAAGTTGCTGCTTTACACTTAGCTAAATTAGGCGTTGAGTTAGAAACTTTACGTGACGATCAGGCTGCTTATATTGGTGTTCCAGTTGAAGGTCCATTCAAACCAGAATACTACAGATACTAA
- a CDS encoding 4'-phosphopantetheinyl transferase family protein, producing the protein MPLFQTIQFNETTKILIWEITESFDELYSKVTLKEKTQRRLDGMKSQMHQRAFLSVRMLIQEMGFTDKDLHYDEFGKPYFDCHNYISITHSYHFAAIIISDETVGIDMELQREKIQKIADKFTDYECNYLEPKFSEEYIKKLTVIWGAKEAIFKIRNEKGISFKDHIRVEDFSLDKKQTQSSLHFDDLIKDFDVHYEEIKSDNFEGTFTLVYAFEK; encoded by the coding sequence ATGCCTTTATTTCAGACCATACAATTCAATGAAACTACTAAAATTTTAATTTGGGAAATAACCGAATCTTTTGATGAATTGTATAGTAAAGTAACACTAAAAGAAAAAACACAGCGAAGACTTGACGGAATGAAATCGCAGATGCATCAGCGTGCTTTTTTAAGTGTTCGAATGCTGATTCAGGAAATGGGTTTTACCGATAAAGACTTGCATTATGACGAATTTGGCAAACCGTATTTTGATTGTCATAATTATATCTCAATTACACATTCATATCATTTTGCTGCGATAATTATAAGCGATGAAACGGTAGGAATTGATATGGAATTGCAGCGCGAAAAAATTCAGAAAATTGCAGATAAATTTACGGATTATGAATGCAATTATTTAGAACCAAAATTTTCAGAAGAATATATTAAAAAGCTTACGGTTATTTGGGGTGCTAAAGAGGCAATCTTTAAAATTAGAAATGAAAAAGGAATCAGCTTTAAAGACCATATTAGGGTAGAAGATTTTTCTTTAGATAAAAAACAAACTCAATCCAGCCTTCATTTCGATGATCTGATAAAAGATTTTGATGTTCATTATGAAGAAATCAAATCAGATAATTTTGAAGGAACTTTTACTTTGGTTTATGCTTTTGAGAAGTAG
- a CDS encoding group III truncated hemoglobin, with product MKKQIENRDDLTFLVNQFYDKIRADQEIGSYFNEIITDWDAHLEKLTDFWETNLFAVRKYKGNPHAVHNEVDAHFNESITANEFGIWLNHWAQTLDEHFEGENVETLKRRARKMSTFLYVSMFKHRQKESEI from the coding sequence GTGAAAAAGCAAATAGAAAATAGGGATGATCTCACGTTTTTGGTAAATCAATTCTATGATAAGATAAGAGCCGATCAAGAAATTGGCTCTTATTTTAATGAAATAATTACAGATTGGGATGCGCATCTTGAAAAACTGACTGATTTTTGGGAAACGAACTTATTTGCCGTACGCAAATACAAAGGAAATCCGCATGCGGTTCATAATGAAGTTGACGCTCATTTTAACGAAAGTATTACAGCAAACGAATTCGGAATCTGGCTGAATCACTGGGCGCAGACATTAGATGAACATTTTGAAGGCGAAAATGTCGAAACCTTAAAAAGACGCGCTCGAAAAATGAGCACTTTCCTTTATGTGAGTATGTTTAAGCATAGACAAAAAGAAAGCGAAATTTAA
- a CDS encoding Crp/Fnr family transcriptional regulator, with protein sequence MIEAELLEKYGAVKKSFEKGEIIFEEGNLPAYYYQIVSGEIKMSNYNDDGREFIQGIFYKEQSFGEPPLFLNQKYPANSIAVEDSQILLLPKSNFMKLLEENPAISIKIIENLAQRLYYKSVMAAEISTHEPEHRVLKLIDHGIAYFNFQKDKNGYLINFTRQQIGDLTGLRVETVIRAIKALEKKGELKIINRKVYR encoded by the coding sequence ATGATCGAAGCAGAATTATTAGAGAAATATGGTGCGGTAAAAAAGTCCTTTGAAAAAGGTGAAATTATCTTTGAAGAAGGAAATCTGCCCGCGTATTATTATCAGATAGTTTCTGGCGAAATCAAAATGTCTAATTACAACGACGACGGACGAGAATTTATTCAGGGAATATTTTATAAAGAGCAGTCTTTTGGAGAACCTCCATTATTTTTAAACCAAAAATATCCTGCCAATTCAATTGCTGTAGAAGACAGCCAGATTTTGCTTCTTCCAAAATCTAATTTCATGAAACTGCTTGAAGAAAATCCTGCAATAAGTATTAAAATCATCGAAAACCTTGCGCAGCGATTGTATTATAAATCGGTTATGGCCGCGGAAATATCGACACATGAACCAGAACATCGGGTTTTAAAATTAATCGATCACGGAATTGCTTACTTTAATTTTCAAAAAGATAAAAATGGTTATCTGATTAATTTTACGAGACAGCAAATTGGAGATTTAACTGGTTTACGTGTAGAAACAGTTATTCGGGCTATAAAAGCTTTAGAAAAAAAAGGCGAATTGAAGATTATAAACAGGAAAGTATACAGATAA
- a CDS encoding geranylgeranylglyceryl/heptaprenylglyceryl phosphate synthase, with protein sequence MEQKTLTTIHQQILAAKKSGQKLLAILLDPDKIVWENLEHLLDKINQSPATHIFVGGSIVQSTILEDLIAQLKQKTNLPVVIFPGDPSQISPQADAILFLSLLSGRNPDYLIEYQVQAAPILKKTNLEVLSTGYILIESGNETAVARVSKTEPLNRENFDLALATAQAGEMLGNKLIYLEAGSGAEKPVPLEMISLIAQNIEIPIIVGGGIVDLHGIKKAYNAGADLVVIGTAFENDSHFFDS encoded by the coding sequence ATGGAGCAAAAAACACTTACTACGATCCATCAGCAGATTTTGGCAGCTAAGAAAAGCGGCCAGAAATTATTGGCTATACTTTTGGATCCTGATAAAATTGTCTGGGAAAATTTAGAACATTTATTAGATAAAATAAATCAATCACCTGCAACCCATATTTTTGTTGGAGGAAGTATTGTTCAAAGCACTATTTTAGAAGATTTAATTGCACAGCTAAAACAAAAAACAAATTTACCAGTTGTAATATTTCCTGGAGATCCGTCGCAGATTTCCCCACAGGCAGATGCTATTTTGTTCCTGTCTTTATTATCTGGAAGAAATCCTGATTATTTAATAGAATATCAAGTTCAGGCAGCGCCAATATTAAAAAAAACAAATCTTGAAGTACTATCAACAGGATACATTTTAATTGAAAGCGGTAATGAAACGGCTGTTGCCCGAGTTAGTAAAACTGAGCCGCTTAACCGCGAAAACTTTGATCTCGCTCTTGCAACTGCACAAGCAGGCGAAATGCTCGGCAACAAATTGATTTATCTAGAAGCGGGAAGCGGGGCAGAGAAGCCGGTTCCTTTAGAAATGATTTCACTGATTGCTCAAAACATCGAAATTCCTATAATTGTTGGAGGAGGAATTGTAGATTTGCATGGAATTAAAAAAGCTTATAATGCTGGTGCAGATTTAGTGGTTATAGGAACTGCTTTTGAAAATGACAGTCATTTTTTCGATTCATAA
- the pnuC gene encoding nicotinamide riboside transporter PnuC, translating to MIDFFLDSYKNAPLWHIALEFLVFVFGILSVWFAKKENIWVYPTGLIATVISVYLLYVAGYIGDMIINAYFSIMSIYGWYVWAKGGTVEENLPITRTTFNEKIIGILLFIVTVFVVFGIYKYFGYEIKADNYVDMISSGIFFAGMWYMARKKIENWTLWIIGDIIVVPLYAYRGLGMLSLQYIIFTILAIAAYLEWRKILDSKKQL from the coding sequence ATGATTGACTTTTTTCTTGATAGTTATAAAAATGCGCCGTTGTGGCATATTGCTCTTGAGTTTTTAGTATTTGTTTTTGGTATTTTAAGTGTATGGTTTGCAAAAAAAGAAAATATTTGGGTTTACCCAACAGGATTAATTGCAACGGTAATTTCAGTTTACCTGCTATATGTAGCAGGTTATATTGGAGACATGATTATCAATGCCTATTTTTCAATAATGAGTATTTACGGGTGGTATGTTTGGGCAAAAGGAGGAACAGTTGAAGAAAATCTGCCGATTACTCGTACAACTTTTAATGAAAAAATAATTGGAATCTTACTGTTTATTGTTACCGTTTTTGTAGTTTTCGGAATTTATAAATATTTTGGCTATGAAATTAAAGCAGACAATTATGTCGATATGATTTCGTCTGGAATATTTTTTGCGGGAATGTGGTACATGGCCAGGAAGAAAATAGAAAACTGGACACTTTGGATTATTGGTGATATTATTGTTGTACCTCTTTATGCCTATCGCGGCTTAGGGATGCTGTCACTTCAGTATATAATTTTTACAATTTTGGCTATTGCAGCTTATTTAGAATGGAGAAAGATCTTAGACAGCAAAAAACAACTATAA